A window from bacterium encodes these proteins:
- a CDS encoding aminopeptidase — MRKALLATVLTMLMTLAPAAGVAETDYDAIADNLVNQSAAVRPGEIVVIAGGVNEVELMEAIQVSVSKAGGQPLITLNIPKANKRALMETPMEHLEQLPTANLLMTKMADVFINVGSVQDPSLFSDAPEERLAAARKAGVPLTRALNNARFRSATLGQTGGIPTAAYAESVDADYEEINEIFWKAIAVPPAELATKASSVAAMLKEGAMVKMTSEAGTDLSFAIGGEPARINAGRTSDVVSPNGAANTWLPAGEAYACVKAGSANGMLVVPWTQFRGLAVRNLELTFEDGRVTQLSADTNQEMLQGYFASSSDSLRELSIVDLGMNSESRTPTGSTYKSWEMGGMVTLGLGNNGWAGGSNDSDGAMSLHVDGSTLSIDDHTVVEAGKLEI; from the coding sequence ATGCGCAAGGCTCTACTAGCGACGGTCCTGACCATGCTGATGACGCTCGCCCCGGCGGCGGGCGTCGCTGAAACCGACTACGACGCGATCGCCGACAACCTCGTCAATCAATCGGCCGCGGTTCGGCCCGGCGAGATCGTCGTCATCGCCGGCGGCGTCAACGAAGTCGAGCTCATGGAGGCGATTCAGGTCTCGGTGTCCAAAGCCGGCGGCCAGCCCCTGATCACTCTCAATATCCCGAAGGCCAACAAGCGCGCGCTGATGGAGACTCCCATGGAGCACCTGGAGCAGCTGCCCACGGCCAATCTCCTGATGACGAAGATGGCCGATGTGTTCATCAACGTCGGCTCGGTCCAGGACCCGAGCCTGTTCTCCGACGCTCCCGAAGAACGCCTCGCCGCCGCCCGCAAGGCGGGTGTGCCGCTGACACGCGCGCTCAACAACGCCCGTTTCCGGAGCGCGACGCTCGGACAAACCGGCGGCATTCCTACGGCGGCCTATGCCGAATCCGTGGATGCAGACTACGAGGAGATCAACGAGATCTTCTGGAAAGCGATCGCGGTTCCGCCTGCCGAGTTGGCCACCAAGGCCAGCTCCGTAGCCGCAATGTTGAAAGAAGGAGCGATGGTCAAGATGACCTCGGAGGCCGGCACCGACCTCAGTTTCGCGATCGGCGGCGAGCCCGCCCGGATCAACGCCGGCCGAACCTCGGACGTGGTCTCGCCAAACGGCGCCGCCAACACCTGGCTCCCGGCGGGAGAGGCCTATGCCTGCGTCAAAGCAGGAAGCGCCAACGGCATGCTGGTCGTGCCCTGGACTCAGTTTCGCGGGCTCGCCGTGAGGAACCTCGAGCTGACTTTCGAGGATGGACGGGTAACTCAGCTCTCCGCCGACACCAACCAGGAGATGCTGCAGGGGTACTTCGCCTCATCGAGCGATTCTCTCCGGGAGCTCTCGATCGTCGATCTCGGAATGAACTCCGAAAGCCGTACTCCGACAGGATCGACCTACAAATCCTGGGAGATGGGCGGCATGGTGACGCTCGGCCTGGGCAACAACGGCTGGGCCGGTGGCAGCAACGATTCGGATGGCGCGATGAGCCTGCATGTCGACGGCTCGACACTCAGCATCGATGACCACACCGTCGTCGAAGCCGGTAAGCTCGAGATCTGA
- a CDS encoding PQQ-binding-like beta-propeller repeat protein: MRSRLFRLTRFVCLLLTAPAISVAVPQIAAASSWPGLRGPSHDGAVRDVRLFEGESAALSVAWQRELGSGYPVVAVDGERLVTGFQSGAKDVIAAFDSESGDELWRYEMGEGYAGHTGSHDGPIATPVLAGGRVFGLGPRGHLFALDAATGASVWTKNLADDLEAEAPFYGFGASPVVVGATLVVQLGAGEGKSIGGFDVASGELLWSTGDDTVEYNTPIVATLGGRSQVVAAGTKHLRGLDPSSGAVLWSHEHGGDERAMGGATIIPVPAGENRLLLLNQQPESSMLEVSAQGGAWQVSEVWKSQAIKGTYVQPVYHDGYLYGMNGKIFTCVDAATGAIQWRSREPGDGFPTLVGDHLVIMTKPGVLRVADASPEGYKELASVALFDQVSWSAPAFAGGHLYLRSMSSLARVDPVGEPAAVAEVSPAMSSTRFAGLLADLGERGSAEEKSARIDAFLAASSVPVIEDTGAVHFLYRGEAEDVGIVGDMVGFRREDPMTRVPGTDLFYYSTRLEPDAAVHYGFLVDYGEPTADPLNPNEGEGLFGEVSFVAMPAYRAPDFSEAAADDRRGRLEEISWESEAMEGQTRKATVYLPAGYDADGDTRYPTLYVHDGQEALEKGHFKNVLDHLAGDSIAPVIVVFVTPADPENSRREFRNPAYVEMFGKELVSLIDERYLTLNHAMARASAGTGSGADFSFRVAFEAPDQFARVGAIWPTLFAFGSEPPRAEDHPLVIYQRWGSYHLRSPHENFDSAASNREFQQRLRDLGHRPAGGEVPEGVGWNNFRGYVDDMLRALFPLG, translated from the coding sequence ATGCGAAGCAGATTATTCCGGCTCACTCGATTCGTTTGCCTACTTCTTACCGCGCCGGCGATCTCGGTGGCGGTGCCCCAGATCGCTGCCGCGTCGAGCTGGCCCGGCCTTCGCGGACCCAGTCATGACGGCGCCGTGCGCGATGTCCGGCTCTTCGAAGGCGAGTCGGCCGCTCTCTCGGTCGCATGGCAGCGGGAGCTCGGGTCCGGCTATCCGGTGGTCGCCGTCGACGGTGAGCGGCTGGTGACCGGTTTTCAGAGCGGCGCGAAAGACGTCATCGCGGCGTTCGATTCCGAATCCGGCGACGAGCTCTGGCGCTACGAGATGGGGGAGGGCTACGCGGGGCATACCGGCTCGCACGACGGTCCGATCGCCACACCGGTGCTTGCTGGCGGGCGTGTTTTCGGTCTCGGACCGCGCGGCCATCTGTTTGCGCTCGACGCCGCGACTGGAGCGTCGGTGTGGACCAAGAACCTAGCCGATGACCTCGAGGCCGAGGCTCCGTTCTACGGCTTTGGCGCCTCGCCGGTCGTGGTCGGCGCCACGCTGGTCGTGCAGCTCGGTGCCGGCGAGGGTAAGTCGATCGGTGGCTTCGATGTCGCCAGCGGCGAGCTACTCTGGAGTACCGGTGACGACACGGTCGAGTACAACACGCCGATCGTCGCCACGCTCGGCGGGCGCAGTCAGGTGGTCGCCGCGGGCACCAAGCACCTGCGCGGCCTCGATCCGTCGTCAGGTGCGGTGCTCTGGAGTCACGAGCACGGCGGCGACGAGCGTGCCATGGGTGGCGCGACCATCATCCCGGTACCCGCGGGTGAGAACCGCCTCCTGCTGCTCAATCAGCAGCCGGAGTCCTCCATGCTCGAGGTCAGCGCGCAAGGAGGCGCCTGGCAAGTCAGCGAAGTCTGGAAGAGCCAAGCGATCAAGGGCACCTACGTACAACCGGTCTACCATGACGGCTACCTCTACGGCATGAACGGCAAGATCTTCACCTGTGTCGACGCCGCAACCGGCGCGATCCAGTGGAGAAGTCGCGAGCCCGGCGACGGCTTTCCGACGCTGGTCGGCGATCATCTCGTGATCATGACCAAGCCCGGAGTGCTACGGGTCGCCGACGCTTCGCCGGAGGGTTACAAAGAGCTCGCCAGTGTCGCGCTGTTCGATCAAGTCTCCTGGAGCGCTCCGGCCTTTGCCGGCGGGCACCTCTATCTGCGCAGCATGAGCTCGCTCGCACGAGTGGACCCGGTCGGCGAGCCGGCCGCTGTTGCGGAGGTGTCGCCGGCGATGAGCTCGACCCGCTTCGCCGGTCTTCTCGCCGATCTCGGTGAGCGCGGGAGTGCCGAAGAGAAGAGTGCTCGGATAGACGCCTTCCTCGCCGCGAGCTCGGTTCCGGTGATCGAAGACACGGGGGCCGTGCACTTTCTCTATCGAGGCGAGGCCGAGGACGTCGGCATCGTCGGAGATATGGTCGGTTTCCGCCGCGAGGATCCGATGACCCGCGTGCCCGGCACCGATCTTTTCTACTACTCGACGCGCCTCGAGCCGGACGCCGCGGTTCACTATGGCTTTCTGGTCGACTACGGCGAGCCCACCGCGGACCCGCTCAACCCGAATGAAGGTGAGGGCCTGTTCGGTGAGGTGTCCTTCGTCGCCATGCCCGCATACCGCGCTCCCGACTTCTCCGAGGCCGCCGCGGACGACCGCCGGGGCCGTCTCGAGGAAATCAGTTGGGAGAGCGAGGCGATGGAAGGCCAGACGCGCAAAGCCACGGTCTATCTGCCCGCGGGCTACGACGCCGATGGCGATACTCGCTACCCGACACTCTATGTGCACGATGGCCAGGAGGCGCTCGAGAAGGGGCATTTCAAGAACGTCCTCGATCATCTCGCCGGTGACTCGATAGCCCCTGTCATCGTGGTGTTCGTGACGCCGGCCGATCCCGAGAACAGTCGGCGCGAATTTCGCAATCCCGCCTATGTCGAGATGTTCGGAAAAGAGCTGGTGTCGCTCATAGACGAGCGCTATCTGACCCTCAATCATGCGATGGCGCGCGCCAGCGCCGGCACCGGCAGCGGAGCGGACTTCTCCTTCCGGGTCGCTTTCGAAGCCCCTGATCAGTTCGCAAGAGTGGGAGCGATCTGGCCGACGCTCTTCGCGTTCGGCAGCGAGCCACCCAGAGCCGAAGACCACCCTTTGGTCATCTACCAGAGGTGGGGCTCCTACCACCTGCGCTCTCCGCACGAGAACTTCGACTCCGCGGCCTCCAACCGCGAGTTTCAGCAGCGGCTTCGCGACCTCGGACACCGGCCGGCCGGCGGAGAGGTGCCCGAAGGCGTCGGTTGGAACAACTTTCGGGGCTACGTCGATGACATGCTGCGGGCTCTGTTTCCCTTGGGATAG